A stretch of Pygocentrus nattereri isolate fPygNat1 chromosome 8, fPygNat1.pri, whole genome shotgun sequence DNA encodes these proteins:
- the LOC108436182 gene encoding trypsin inhibitor ClTI-1-like — protein sequence MLVRVLLVLLSVAALTRAAAIPNRVNDGMPNCDLYHLPICTREYIPVCGSDGKTYSNECMLCLENLEKKTSTHIVRKEAC from the exons ATGCTCGTGAGAGTCCTTCTCGTCCTCCTCTCCGTGGCTG CGTTGACCAGAGCAGCCGCAATCCCTAACCGCGTGAACGACGGAATG CCTAACTGTGACCTGTACCACCTTCCCATTTGCACCCGGGAGTACATACCTGTGTGTGGATCGGACGGGAAGACGTACTCGAACGAGTGCATGCTGTGCCTCGAGAACCT GGAGAAGAAGACCAGCACTCACATAGTCAGAAAGGAGGCCTGTTAG